Proteins encoded within one genomic window of Anastrepha ludens isolate Willacy chromosome 4, idAnaLude1.1, whole genome shotgun sequence:
- the LOC128861548 gene encoding nuclear valosin-containing protein-like isoform X2, with amino-acid sequence MKKSKPVLHDPLIINRVKQYLEENVDKKFLDVSVMTRQLMERYPDYTRRKQAPFRALVEQAYRVVSHSYGLESQPSSGEDSDGSDLEVMDDSVSSNLMNNLMNNLYQKPKGNASKSAVTKQSAGEAIDISSDDDSADDNCANGKSTDGNLNATSTTKSYSGVILTKSNVPPESSSKGSSTSATTDSTGGMSVTSGAQKRHEFPESTDQHQQEQQQPNKKQKNERSSQPYERVHNEHQTHPLRQQSQRFNRLSNYNHQNSDPASVPFPTLASNQINQLRQRKFKKEVSLRKSRESFQDIGGMEKTLKELCELLMHIKSPDIYFVLGLMPPRGLLLHGPPGCGKTLLAHAIAGQLNLPLIEVAATELIAGVSGESEERIRDVFEQATIYAPSVLFIDEIDAISSNRSMAQKDMERRIVSQLISSLDNLKMTEDGQSVLVIGATTRPDVLDPALRRVGRFDHEVAIGIPTRKDRKDILTIICYGLSVDSKCDFDKIAELTPGYVGADLLALVSRAATIAVKRKCADCIRAFQLESQRNITIVDLDDEADESTDASNKQADQNKSAKGEVLNAALSKSVDGQTVDEESNKEPNGALKEATADAEKNTESNSNGPSTEKVSTSEKKVTETMDVDEEGGDVSKAEENANKTTNAQMADSSEKMSEVVSTTDNKKLKDPPNTSASKANIAEGQNIPEPSLIELLNWLDNPPTDLSYATEFCITLEDFLEAVKVVQPSSKREGFITVPDVTWADIGSLQGIREELQLAVLAPVKFPEKLITLGLTAPSGILLCGPPGCGKTLLAKAVANEAGINFISVKGPELMNMYVGESERAVRACFQRARNSAPCVIFFDEFDSLCPKRSDTNEGGSGTRVVNQLLTEMDGVEERKGVYILAASNRPDIIDPAILRPGRLDTILYVGLPQKEERAEILQAVTKNRTRPELAEDVDFTALAESTDGYTGADLAGLVRQSAMLALKESIHNPDSTDLRVRKEHFDQALKLLRPSVSAQDRKTYEKLRLKYAAPRIPTTMTENAE; translated from the exons atgaagaaaagtaaACCTGTGCTACATGATCCTCTAATAATTAATCGCGTTAAGCAG TATTTGGAAGAAAACGTAGATAAGAAGTTTTTGGACGTGAGCGTGATGACCAGACAGCTGATGGAGCGTTATCCGGATTACACACGTCGTAAACAAGCGCCATTTCGAGCTCTAGTTGAGCAAG cttaTCGCGTTGTGTCGCATAGTTACGGTTTGGAAAGTCAGCCTTCAAGCGGAGAGGATTCGGATGGTTCTGATCTGGAAGTAATGGAT GATTCTGTGTCTAGCAATTTGATGAATAATTTAATGAATAATCTCTATCAAAAACCCAAGGGAAATGCTTCAAAGTCAGCAGTGACAAAACAATCTGCCGGCGAAGCGATTGATATCAGCAGCGATGACGATAGTGCAGATGATAATTGTGCCAATGGCAAGTCAACTGACGGAA ATCTCAATGCCACTAGTACAACAAAATCTTACTCCGGTGTTATACTTACGAAATCCAATGTTCCACCGGAATCATCTTCCAAGGGATCGTCTACATCAGCCACCACAGATTCCACGGGCGGTATGTCTGTAACATCCGGTGCCCAGAAGCGTCACGAGTTTCCGGAGTCAACTGACCAGCATcagcaagaacaacaacaaccaaataaaAAGC AAAAGAACGAGAGGTCTTCTCAACCATACGAGAGGGTTCATAATGAGCATCAGACCCATCCATTACGCCAACAAAGTCAGCGTTTCAATCGCTTATCCAATTACAATCATCAAAACAGCGATCCAGCTTCAGTTCCCTTTCCAACTTTGGCCTCTAATCAAATAAATCAACTACGTCAGCGCAAATTCAAAAAGGAGGTTTCCCTTCGGAAGTCACGCGAATCTTTCCAAGACATTGGTGGCATGGAAAAAACGTTGAAAGAACTTTGTGAATTATTAATGCATATAAAATCACcggatatttattttgtattgggGTTAATGCCACCACGTGGCTTACTACTACATGGACCACCCGGTTGTGGTAAAACTCTGCTTGCACATGCCATTGCTGGG cAACTAAATTTACCTTTGATTGAGGTCGCTGCTACAGAGCTGATTGCTGGAGTGTCGGGCGAGTCGGAAGAACGTATACGTGATGTATTTGAGCAGGCGACTATTTATGCACCTAGCGTTTTGTTCATCGATGAAATTGATGCTATTTCTTCAAATCGCTCTATGGCACAAAAAGATATGGAACGGAGAATTGTATCACAATTGATTAGCAGCTTAGATAATTTGAAAATGACAGAAGATGGTCAAAGTGTTTTGGTAATAGGCGCAACCACACGACCTGATGTCCTTGATCCGGCATTACGTCGTGTTGGACGTTTCGATCATGAGGTTGCTATAGGCATTCCAACACGTAAGGATCGCAAAGATATATTGACAATAATTTGTTATGGTCTCTCAGTGGACTCTAAATGCGACTTCGATAAGATAGCAGAACTGACACCAGGCTATGTGGGTGCTGATCTCTTGGCACTAGTTTCACGTGCTGCAACTATCGCTGTTAAAAGGAA GTGTGCAGATTGTATTCGCGCTTTTCAGTTAGAATCACAGCGCAATATAACCATAGTTGATTTGGACGATGAAGCAGATGAAAGCACGGATGCTAGCAACAAACAAGCTGATCAAAACAAATCTGCCAAAGGTGAAGTTTTAAATGCTGCACTTTCCAAGTCAGTCGACGGGCAAACAGTAGATGAAGAGTCAAATAAGGAACCTAACGGGGCTCTAAAGGAAGCTACAGCAGATGCCGAGAAAAATACGGAAAGTAATTCTAATGGACCATCGACGGAGAAAGTATCAACTTCAGAAAAAAAGGTTACGGAAACAATGGATGTTGACGAAGAAGGCGGAGATGTATCCAAGGCCgaagaaaatgcaaacaaaactaCAAATGCTCAAATGGCGGACAGTAGCGAAAAAATGTCGGAAGTGGTTTCCACCAcagacaacaaaaaattaaaggatCCTCCAAACACATCAGCGTCTAAGGCGAACATAGCAGAAGGACAAAATATTCCAGAACCATCACTTATAGAGCTTTTGAATTGGTTAGATAATCCACCTACCGATTTATCATATGCTACGGAATTCTGCATAACATTAGAAGATTTCTTGGAAGCTGTTAAAGTCGTGCAGCCGTCATCGAAGCGTGAAGGTTTTATAACAGTGCCTGACGTGACGTGGGCCGATATCGGCTCACTACAGGGCATACGTGAAGAGCTGCAGCTGGCAGTGCTGGCACCTGTGAAATTCCCAGAAAAGTTAATTACATTAGGTTTGACAGCGCCCTCCGGTATTCTGCTTTGTGGTCCACCTGGTTGTGGAAAAACATTACTTGCCAAAGCTGTAGCCAATGAGGCAGGCATTAATTTTATATCTGTTAAGGGCCCCGAATTAATGAATAtg TATGTTGGTGAAAGCGAGCGAGCGGTGCGGGCATGCTTCCAACGTGCACGCAATTCGGCGCCGTGTGTAATCTTCTTCGACGAATTTGATTCACTATGTCCGAAGCGTTCGGATACAAATGAAGGCGGTTCGGGAACGCGTGTTGTTAACCAATTACTTACCGAAATGGATGGCGTTGAGGAGCGCAAAGGAGTTTATATTTTGGCAGCAAGTAATCGGCCAGACATTATAGATCCCGCTATTTTGCGACCCGGCCGTTTAGATACCATACTGTATGTGGGTCTGCCACAGAAAGAAGAACGCGCCGAAATACTGCAGGCTGTAACAAAG aATCGTACAAGGCCTGAATTGGCAGAGGATGTAGATTTTACTGCATTAGCTGAAAGTACAGATGGCTACACCGGTGCCGATTTGGCAGGTCTCGTGCGGCAATCCGCCATGTTGGCTTTGAAAGAGTCTATCCACAATCCAGACTCGACCGATTTGCGCGTGCGAAAGGAACACTTTGATCAAGCTCTGAAACTTTTGCGACCTTCAGTTAGCGCGCAG GATCGTAAAACATATGAAAAATTGCGTTTGAAGTATGCGGCCCCAAGGATCCCGACAACCATGACGGAAAACGCTGAATAA
- the LOC128861548 gene encoding nuclear valosin-containing protein-like isoform X1, which translates to MKKSKPVLHDPLIINRVKQYLEENVDKKFLDVSVMTRQLMERYPDYTRRKQAPFRALVEQAYRVVSHSYGLESQPSSGEDSDGSDLEVMDDSVSSNLMNNLMNNLYQKPKGNASKSAVTKQSAGEAIDISSDDDSADDNCANGKSTDGNLNATSTTKSYSGVILTKSNVPPESSSKGSSTSATTDSTGGMSVTSGAQKRHEFPESTDQHQQEQQQPNKKRKLEMNGEKNERSSQPYERVHNEHQTHPLRQQSQRFNRLSNYNHQNSDPASVPFPTLASNQINQLRQRKFKKEVSLRKSRESFQDIGGMEKTLKELCELLMHIKSPDIYFVLGLMPPRGLLLHGPPGCGKTLLAHAIAGQLNLPLIEVAATELIAGVSGESEERIRDVFEQATIYAPSVLFIDEIDAISSNRSMAQKDMERRIVSQLISSLDNLKMTEDGQSVLVIGATTRPDVLDPALRRVGRFDHEVAIGIPTRKDRKDILTIICYGLSVDSKCDFDKIAELTPGYVGADLLALVSRAATIAVKRKCADCIRAFQLESQRNITIVDLDDEADESTDASNKQADQNKSAKGEVLNAALSKSVDGQTVDEESNKEPNGALKEATADAEKNTESNSNGPSTEKVSTSEKKVTETMDVDEEGGDVSKAEENANKTTNAQMADSSEKMSEVVSTTDNKKLKDPPNTSASKANIAEGQNIPEPSLIELLNWLDNPPTDLSYATEFCITLEDFLEAVKVVQPSSKREGFITVPDVTWADIGSLQGIREELQLAVLAPVKFPEKLITLGLTAPSGILLCGPPGCGKTLLAKAVANEAGINFISVKGPELMNMYVGESERAVRACFQRARNSAPCVIFFDEFDSLCPKRSDTNEGGSGTRVVNQLLTEMDGVEERKGVYILAASNRPDIIDPAILRPGRLDTILYVGLPQKEERAEILQAVTKNRTRPELAEDVDFTALAESTDGYTGADLAGLVRQSAMLALKESIHNPDSTDLRVRKEHFDQALKLLRPSVSAQDRKTYEKLRLKYAAPRIPTTMTENAE; encoded by the exons atgaagaaaagtaaACCTGTGCTACATGATCCTCTAATAATTAATCGCGTTAAGCAG TATTTGGAAGAAAACGTAGATAAGAAGTTTTTGGACGTGAGCGTGATGACCAGACAGCTGATGGAGCGTTATCCGGATTACACACGTCGTAAACAAGCGCCATTTCGAGCTCTAGTTGAGCAAG cttaTCGCGTTGTGTCGCATAGTTACGGTTTGGAAAGTCAGCCTTCAAGCGGAGAGGATTCGGATGGTTCTGATCTGGAAGTAATGGAT GATTCTGTGTCTAGCAATTTGATGAATAATTTAATGAATAATCTCTATCAAAAACCCAAGGGAAATGCTTCAAAGTCAGCAGTGACAAAACAATCTGCCGGCGAAGCGATTGATATCAGCAGCGATGACGATAGTGCAGATGATAATTGTGCCAATGGCAAGTCAACTGACGGAA ATCTCAATGCCACTAGTACAACAAAATCTTACTCCGGTGTTATACTTACGAAATCCAATGTTCCACCGGAATCATCTTCCAAGGGATCGTCTACATCAGCCACCACAGATTCCACGGGCGGTATGTCTGTAACATCCGGTGCCCAGAAGCGTCACGAGTTTCCGGAGTCAACTGACCAGCATcagcaagaacaacaacaaccaaataaaAAGCGTAAGTTGGAGATGAATGGAG AAAAGAACGAGAGGTCTTCTCAACCATACGAGAGGGTTCATAATGAGCATCAGACCCATCCATTACGCCAACAAAGTCAGCGTTTCAATCGCTTATCCAATTACAATCATCAAAACAGCGATCCAGCTTCAGTTCCCTTTCCAACTTTGGCCTCTAATCAAATAAATCAACTACGTCAGCGCAAATTCAAAAAGGAGGTTTCCCTTCGGAAGTCACGCGAATCTTTCCAAGACATTGGTGGCATGGAAAAAACGTTGAAAGAACTTTGTGAATTATTAATGCATATAAAATCACcggatatttattttgtattgggGTTAATGCCACCACGTGGCTTACTACTACATGGACCACCCGGTTGTGGTAAAACTCTGCTTGCACATGCCATTGCTGGG cAACTAAATTTACCTTTGATTGAGGTCGCTGCTACAGAGCTGATTGCTGGAGTGTCGGGCGAGTCGGAAGAACGTATACGTGATGTATTTGAGCAGGCGACTATTTATGCACCTAGCGTTTTGTTCATCGATGAAATTGATGCTATTTCTTCAAATCGCTCTATGGCACAAAAAGATATGGAACGGAGAATTGTATCACAATTGATTAGCAGCTTAGATAATTTGAAAATGACAGAAGATGGTCAAAGTGTTTTGGTAATAGGCGCAACCACACGACCTGATGTCCTTGATCCGGCATTACGTCGTGTTGGACGTTTCGATCATGAGGTTGCTATAGGCATTCCAACACGTAAGGATCGCAAAGATATATTGACAATAATTTGTTATGGTCTCTCAGTGGACTCTAAATGCGACTTCGATAAGATAGCAGAACTGACACCAGGCTATGTGGGTGCTGATCTCTTGGCACTAGTTTCACGTGCTGCAACTATCGCTGTTAAAAGGAA GTGTGCAGATTGTATTCGCGCTTTTCAGTTAGAATCACAGCGCAATATAACCATAGTTGATTTGGACGATGAAGCAGATGAAAGCACGGATGCTAGCAACAAACAAGCTGATCAAAACAAATCTGCCAAAGGTGAAGTTTTAAATGCTGCACTTTCCAAGTCAGTCGACGGGCAAACAGTAGATGAAGAGTCAAATAAGGAACCTAACGGGGCTCTAAAGGAAGCTACAGCAGATGCCGAGAAAAATACGGAAAGTAATTCTAATGGACCATCGACGGAGAAAGTATCAACTTCAGAAAAAAAGGTTACGGAAACAATGGATGTTGACGAAGAAGGCGGAGATGTATCCAAGGCCgaagaaaatgcaaacaaaactaCAAATGCTCAAATGGCGGACAGTAGCGAAAAAATGTCGGAAGTGGTTTCCACCAcagacaacaaaaaattaaaggatCCTCCAAACACATCAGCGTCTAAGGCGAACATAGCAGAAGGACAAAATATTCCAGAACCATCACTTATAGAGCTTTTGAATTGGTTAGATAATCCACCTACCGATTTATCATATGCTACGGAATTCTGCATAACATTAGAAGATTTCTTGGAAGCTGTTAAAGTCGTGCAGCCGTCATCGAAGCGTGAAGGTTTTATAACAGTGCCTGACGTGACGTGGGCCGATATCGGCTCACTACAGGGCATACGTGAAGAGCTGCAGCTGGCAGTGCTGGCACCTGTGAAATTCCCAGAAAAGTTAATTACATTAGGTTTGACAGCGCCCTCCGGTATTCTGCTTTGTGGTCCACCTGGTTGTGGAAAAACATTACTTGCCAAAGCTGTAGCCAATGAGGCAGGCATTAATTTTATATCTGTTAAGGGCCCCGAATTAATGAATAtg TATGTTGGTGAAAGCGAGCGAGCGGTGCGGGCATGCTTCCAACGTGCACGCAATTCGGCGCCGTGTGTAATCTTCTTCGACGAATTTGATTCACTATGTCCGAAGCGTTCGGATACAAATGAAGGCGGTTCGGGAACGCGTGTTGTTAACCAATTACTTACCGAAATGGATGGCGTTGAGGAGCGCAAAGGAGTTTATATTTTGGCAGCAAGTAATCGGCCAGACATTATAGATCCCGCTATTTTGCGACCCGGCCGTTTAGATACCATACTGTATGTGGGTCTGCCACAGAAAGAAGAACGCGCCGAAATACTGCAGGCTGTAACAAAG aATCGTACAAGGCCTGAATTGGCAGAGGATGTAGATTTTACTGCATTAGCTGAAAGTACAGATGGCTACACCGGTGCCGATTTGGCAGGTCTCGTGCGGCAATCCGCCATGTTGGCTTTGAAAGAGTCTATCCACAATCCAGACTCGACCGATTTGCGCGTGCGAAAGGAACACTTTGATCAAGCTCTGAAACTTTTGCGACCTTCAGTTAGCGCGCAG GATCGTAAAACATATGAAAAATTGCGTTTGAAGTATGCGGCCCCAAGGATCCCGACAACCATGACGGAAAACGCTGAATAA
- the LOC128861549 gene encoding PH domain-containing protein DDB_G0287875: MGGCRCAFRDCPVGTCKFPGMHFFHFPINDPERYIRWLSLADTMQYLEMPLTFQRNRVVCARHFRVECFKNYRRDRIMPKKSVEPTLMPLNEDMALDYSKAAENGGPELIKIPICTIKHLIPPPSYTFPFTLHDNLIPSEYIAKKNITLGNPDEAKLQSKKRNWDAAKEVEDTKIPKKMKILNSEARSIPSTTREITLPHTIMKIDIGDNCSMLDLPVNSDANILQEELDEATAFDDEQYDLVQHETCVDERDIEIQDNILLNEDYEDLMKQLEDKDEEGEETMEEMAERIKQLEEELEKSREELKNKTNTLNSTKTELRKVKTKLKAHENELELKNKSSEENLRLQKENAQLREKCKEYEKQNKQKEINGVTTSQATSSVVIETAAASRRQPAATANNALSKAQLFNGVKKYISSSMLALLRMEMFASADRNWKPDERRVAIDLLQLGEEVYKYISDEWRFRLPAMAEVRLWLDDATNSVDDEEDL, from the coding sequence ATGGGTGGCTGTCGCTGTGCATTTCGTGATTGTCCTGTTGGGACTTGTAAATTTCCCGGCATGCATTTCTTCCACTTCCCCATAAACGACCCGGAGCGCTACATTCGATGGTTGAGCTTAGCCGACACGATGCAATATCTTGAAATGCCACTGACTTTTCAAAGAAACCGAGTAGTTTGTGCTAGACACTTCCGAGTTGAATGCTTTAAGAATTATAGAAGAGACCGGATAATGCCCAAAAAGTCGGTGGAACCCACACTGATGCCACTCAATGAAGATATGGCGTTAGACTACTCTAAAGCGGCTGAAAATGGTGGACCTGAGTTAATTAAAATACCGATCTGCACTATTAAACATTTGATCCCACCCCCGAGTTATACCTTCCCTTTTACACTGCACGACAACTTGATTCCAAGTGAGTACAtcgctaaaaaaaatattactttgggAAATCCTGACGAAGCTAAGCTGCAAAGTAAAAAGAGAAACTGGGATGCAGCAAAAGAAGTTGAGGAtactaaaattccaaaaaaaatgaagataTTAAATTCCGAGGCCAGAAGTATACCTTCTACAACCAGGGAAATAACATTACCACATACAATTATGAAAATAGATATCGGTGATAACTGTTCTATGCTGGATCTTCCTGTCAACTCAGatgcaaatattttacaagaagaATTAGATGAGGCAACGGCGTTTGATGACGAACAATACGATTTAGTTCAGCACGAAACTTGTGTAGATGAACGGGATATTGAAATTCAAGACAATATTTTGCTTAATGAGGATTATGAAGATCTAATGAAGCAGCTggaagataaagatgaagaggGTGAAGAAACTATGGAGGAAATGGCTGAACGCATAAAACAGCTGGAGGAGGAACTCGAGAAATCTagagaagaattaaaaaacaaaacaaatactttGAATAGTACCAAAACGGAATTGAGAAAAGTGAAGACCAAATTGAAAGCTCATGAAAATGAgcttgaattaaaaaacaaatcatcAGAAGAAAATCTTCGTCTGCAAAAAGAGAACGCCCAATTACGTgaaaaatgcaaagaatatgagaaacaaaacaagcaaaaagaaataaatggagTAACTACAAGCCAAGCAACATCATCAGTTGTAATAGAAACTGCTGCTGCCAGCCGCCGACAGCCTGCAGCTACAGCCAATAACGCTCTATCAAAAGCACAACTTTTTAATGgtgttaaaaagtatatttcatcTTCAATGCTTGCATTACTGCGTATGGAGATGTTCGCTAGTGCTGATCGTAATTGGAAACCAGATGAAAGACGAGTAGCAATAGACTTACTACAACTTGGCGAggaagtatataaatatataagcgaTGAATGGCGTTTCCGTTTGCCAGCAATGGCAGAAGTACGGTTGTGGCTTGACGATGCTACGAATTCTGTCGATGATGAAGAAGACCTTTAG
- the LOC128861550 gene encoding uncharacterized protein LOC128861550 isoform X2 — protein MLKRHKILQIFVLLMGIGHLAGQGCNVCQSNTAACINETSFHLCYGGTVPITEQTFHCDDGLVCSDQPNICFQSGGATASCGDTSSCGLCNENNVFACTSRNTFAFCFGATQPTNVNGTCPTGRVCDASTQDICVLQAQNTSIICNLDQPVATTALDETLAH, from the exons ATGCTAAAAAGACACAAAATT ttaCAGATTTTCGTTCTTTTAATGGGAATTGGACATCTAGCCGGGCAAGGATGCAATGTTTGTCAGAGTAACACCGCGGCGTGCATTAAtgaaacatcatttcatttatgTTATGGAG GTACTGTTCCCATAACTGAACAGACATTTCACTGCGACGATGGTCTTGTCTGCTCGGATCAACCAAATATTTGCTTCCAGAGCGGTGGGGCCACCGCCAGCTGTGGCGACACTTCCAGTTGTGGTTTAtgcaatgaaaataatgttttcgcATGCACCAGTCGTAACACATTTGCCTTTTGTTTTGGCGCAACACAGCCGACTAATGTGAACGGCACCTGTCCCACAGGTCGAGTATGTGACGCATCTACGCAAGACATTTGCGTCCTACAAGCGCAG AATACATCAATTATCTGCAACTTGGATCAGCCGGTAGCCACAACTGCCCTCGATGAAACATTGGCGCATTGA
- the LOC128861550 gene encoding uncharacterized protein LOC128861550 isoform X1, which yields MLKRHKIVLQIFVLLMGIGHLAGQGCNVCQSNTAACINETSFHLCYGGTVPITEQTFHCDDGLVCSDQPNICFQSGGATASCGDTSSCGLCNENNVFACTSRNTFAFCFGATQPTNVNGTCPTGRVCDASTQDICVLQAQNTSIICNLDQPVATTALDETLAH from the exons ATGCTAAAAAGACACAAAATTGTA ttaCAGATTTTCGTTCTTTTAATGGGAATTGGACATCTAGCCGGGCAAGGATGCAATGTTTGTCAGAGTAACACCGCGGCGTGCATTAAtgaaacatcatttcatttatgTTATGGAG GTACTGTTCCCATAACTGAACAGACATTTCACTGCGACGATGGTCTTGTCTGCTCGGATCAACCAAATATTTGCTTCCAGAGCGGTGGGGCCACCGCCAGCTGTGGCGACACTTCCAGTTGTGGTTTAtgcaatgaaaataatgttttcgcATGCACCAGTCGTAACACATTTGCCTTTTGTTTTGGCGCAACACAGCCGACTAATGTGAACGGCACCTGTCCCACAGGTCGAGTATGTGACGCATCTACGCAAGACATTTGCGTCCTACAAGCGCAG AATACATCAATTATCTGCAACTTGGATCAGCCGGTAGCCACAACTGCCCTCGATGAAACATTGGCGCATTGA
- the LOC128861550 gene encoding uncharacterized protein LOC128861550 isoform X3 — MLKRHKIVIFVLLMGIGHLAGQGCNVCQSNTAACINETSFHLCYGGTVPITEQTFHCDDGLVCSDQPNICFQSGGATASCGDTSSCGLCNENNVFACTSRNTFAFCFGATQPTNVNGTCPTGRVCDASTQDICVLQAQNTSIICNLDQPVATTALDETLAH, encoded by the exons ATGCTAAAAAGACACAAAATTGTA ATTTTCGTTCTTTTAATGGGAATTGGACATCTAGCCGGGCAAGGATGCAATGTTTGTCAGAGTAACACCGCGGCGTGCATTAAtgaaacatcatttcatttatgTTATGGAG GTACTGTTCCCATAACTGAACAGACATTTCACTGCGACGATGGTCTTGTCTGCTCGGATCAACCAAATATTTGCTTCCAGAGCGGTGGGGCCACCGCCAGCTGTGGCGACACTTCCAGTTGTGGTTTAtgcaatgaaaataatgttttcgcATGCACCAGTCGTAACACATTTGCCTTTTGTTTTGGCGCAACACAGCCGACTAATGTGAACGGCACCTGTCCCACAGGTCGAGTATGTGACGCATCTACGCAAGACATTTGCGTCCTACAAGCGCAG AATACATCAATTATCTGCAACTTGGATCAGCCGGTAGCCACAACTGCCCTCGATGAAACATTGGCGCATTGA
- the LOC128861550 gene encoding uncharacterized protein LOC128861550 isoform X4 — protein sequence MLKRHKIIFVLLMGIGHLAGQGCNVCQSNTAACINETSFHLCYGGTVPITEQTFHCDDGLVCSDQPNICFQSGGATASCGDTSSCGLCNENNVFACTSRNTFAFCFGATQPTNVNGTCPTGRVCDASTQDICVLQAQNTSIICNLDQPVATTALDETLAH from the exons ATGCTAAAAAGACACAAAATT ATTTTCGTTCTTTTAATGGGAATTGGACATCTAGCCGGGCAAGGATGCAATGTTTGTCAGAGTAACACCGCGGCGTGCATTAAtgaaacatcatttcatttatgTTATGGAG GTACTGTTCCCATAACTGAACAGACATTTCACTGCGACGATGGTCTTGTCTGCTCGGATCAACCAAATATTTGCTTCCAGAGCGGTGGGGCCACCGCCAGCTGTGGCGACACTTCCAGTTGTGGTTTAtgcaatgaaaataatgttttcgcATGCACCAGTCGTAACACATTTGCCTTTTGTTTTGGCGCAACACAGCCGACTAATGTGAACGGCACCTGTCCCACAGGTCGAGTATGTGACGCATCTACGCAAGACATTTGCGTCCTACAAGCGCAG AATACATCAATTATCTGCAACTTGGATCAGCCGGTAGCCACAACTGCCCTCGATGAAACATTGGCGCATTGA